One window of the Burkholderia sp. WP9 genome contains the following:
- a CDS encoding helix-turn-helix transcriptional regulator: MPSTFGLRLAEERDRLGLTQGNISEWTGINRKTQSAYEKEQRYPDAGYLMTLLEHGFDVSYLLSGKRPPRYGAVDEQLLRSVFAIIETSISAAGHSMDIEKKAKLVALVYQTASETGQVDPLVAQKAIDLLS, from the coding sequence ATGCCATCTACGTTTGGTTTGCGCCTGGCCGAAGAGCGTGACCGGCTCGGACTTACTCAGGGAAACATCTCCGAATGGACCGGCATCAACCGCAAGACGCAATCTGCCTACGAAAAAGAGCAGCGCTATCCGGACGCTGGCTATCTGATGACCCTGCTCGAGCACGGCTTTGACGTGTCGTACTTGCTGAGCGGGAAACGACCTCCGCGCTACGGCGCTGTTGATGAGCAATTGCTACGAAGCGTGTTCGCCATTATCGAAACCAGCATTTCTGCCGCTGGGCATTCCATGGACATTGAAAAGAAGGCAAAGCTTGTCGCTTTGGTCTATCAAACTGCATCAGAAACCGGTCAGGTCGATCCGCTCGTCGCGCAGAAAGCGATCGACCTTCTTTCCTGA
- a CDS encoding addiction module antidote protein yields the protein MADALETGDATYIATALGVVARAKGMAQIANETGLSSEQLYRSFSENGKPTLKTTLAVMKAVGIDLTAKVHA from the coding sequence ATGGCTGATGCCCTAGAAACAGGGGATGCCACATATATCGCGACGGCACTTGGTGTCGTTGCCCGCGCAAAGGGAATGGCACAGATAGCAAATGAAACAGGATTGTCCAGTGAGCAGCTTTATCGCTCGTTCAGCGAGAATGGCAAGCCGACGCTGAAAACGACCCTTGCCGTGATGAAGGCAGTAGGGATCGACCTGACTGCCAAGGTGCACGCGTAG
- a CDS encoding alpha/beta hydrolase has protein sequence MLTDEVAERPLVIVPPAPTSSTSSIFQSENSFVRFACEQAQTVFPGSWRNPDADLGHITWDDYLEEGAMKAIGGGRVVSGADMINAVDRCGGGKILSSALAVLRARGDD, from the coding sequence GTGCTCACCGATGAGGTCGCCGAGCGGCCGCTCGTGATCGTGCCCCCTGCACCAACAAGCTCTACATCCTCGATCTTCCAGTCGGAGAATTCCTTCGTGCGCTTCGCGTGCGAACAGGCCCAGACGGTATTCCCGGGTTCGTGGCGTAATCCCGACGCGGATTTGGGGCACATCACCTGGGACGACTACCTCGAAGAAGGCGCGATGAAGGCAATCGGGGGCGGGCGCGTGGTCAGCGGCGCCGACATGATCAATGCGGTCGACCGGTGCGGGGGCGGGAAGATCCTGTCGTCGGCGCTTGCGGTGCTGCGCGCACGCGGCGATGACTAG
- a CDS encoding RES family NAD+ phosphorylase produces MDSPVVPPPGTGHFTLKRVPPGTWYRVHPKRYAPGAFNDSGLGNARFSPLMQAATGEVIPTIYAADTIRGAVMEVVLHDVPRASAGYIHPLARDRKSDNHLSVIQLPELRLVNLTATGLRSVGLTPADLFEGDKPDYPRTRAWASWIWENLPRAHGLIWMSRQDNESRAIMLFGGRLNASEIVPGHSEQIARHESVIVELLGEMGASASTWT; encoded by the coding sequence ATGGATAGTCCGGTTGTACCGCCGCCGGGCACTGGCCACTTCACCCTCAAACGCGTGCCGCCAGGCACCTGGTACCGCGTCCATCCTAAGCGCTATGCCCCCGGCGCATTTAATGATTCGGGGCTGGGAAATGCCCGGTTCAGCCCGCTGATGCAAGCCGCAACCGGCGAGGTGATTCCGACGATCTACGCCGCTGACACGATACGAGGGGCGGTCATGGAAGTCGTGCTTCACGATGTTCCTCGCGCTTCGGCTGGGTATATTCACCCGCTTGCCCGGGACAGGAAATCAGACAATCATCTGAGCGTCATTCAATTGCCTGAACTGCGGCTCGTCAACCTCACTGCAACCGGGCTGCGCTCCGTGGGGCTGACCCCGGCCGACCTGTTCGAAGGGGATAAACCCGACTACCCGCGCACCCGGGCATGGGCTTCGTGGATCTGGGAAAACTTGCCTCGCGCGCACGGATTGATCTGGATGTCGCGGCAGGACAACGAGTCACGAGCGATCATGCTTTTTGGAGGCCGTCTGAACGCATCCGAGATTGTTCCGGGCCATTCTGAGCAGATCGCACGTCATGAATCGGTGATCGTTGAACTCCTGGGCGAAATGGGAGCGTCTGCGTCCACGTGGACGTAA
- a CDS encoding lytic transglycosylase domain-containing protein has product MLDFNSLAEQCAPNVHPMTLQAVVRTESRFNPYAIGVVGGHLVRQPHDRAEAVATAKALEAQGINFSMGLGQVNKTNLARYGLTYETAFDPCNNLRAGGAILHDCYQRAAAAMGPGTPALRAAISCYYSGNFTRGEAADANGTSYVQRVVANAQTATGSTNVVPAIPVVMDRQSDRPTHAGAPDAKTSSAHRSGHKQRLDGPHPSWDAFGDSACDDDCN; this is encoded by the coding sequence ATGCTTGATTTCAACTCGCTGGCCGAGCAATGCGCGCCGAACGTCCACCCCATGACGCTTCAGGCGGTCGTGAGGACTGAATCCCGCTTCAACCCGTACGCGATCGGCGTCGTTGGTGGCCACCTTGTCCGGCAGCCGCATGATCGTGCGGAAGCCGTGGCAACGGCAAAGGCGCTCGAAGCTCAAGGCATCAACTTCAGCATGGGTCTTGGGCAGGTCAACAAGACCAATCTCGCCCGTTACGGACTGACCTACGAAACAGCCTTCGACCCGTGCAATAACCTGCGCGCGGGCGGCGCCATCCTGCACGACTGCTATCAGCGGGCGGCCGCGGCAATGGGGCCGGGCACACCCGCGTTGCGTGCTGCGATCAGCTGTTACTACAGTGGTAACTTCACGCGCGGCGAGGCAGCCGACGCCAACGGCACCAGCTACGTACAACGCGTTGTTGCCAACGCCCAGACGGCGACCGGTTCAACCAATGTCGTTCCTGCGATTCCGGTTGTGATGGACCGTCAGTCCGACAGACCAACGCACGCTGGCGCGCCCGACGCCAAAACATCCTCCGCGCACCGCAGCGGCCACAAACAACGGCTGGACGGACCGCATCCGTCATGGGACGCATTTGGCGATTCCGCCTGCGACGACGATTGCAACTGA
- a CDS encoding VirB3 family type IV secretion system protein, translating to MSDEKTRYPGFNGLGRTAAIWGVPYMAMLVVVVASMFVGVLVSFFVGPGGLLFVFLGFPVLLYFKHVCETDDQGLRIMWLELRCRFYFWQLRVRARVNAGRATPRFGNTATLAPLRYGRQRRVYRDFLKLLSKGERRLRELDTEA from the coding sequence ATGTCGGACGAAAAAACCCGCTATCCCGGATTCAACGGTCTTGGCCGCACGGCGGCCATCTGGGGCGTCCCCTACATGGCGATGCTGGTTGTCGTTGTCGCGTCGATGTTCGTCGGCGTGCTGGTTTCCTTCTTCGTCGGACCCGGCGGCCTGCTGTTCGTCTTTCTCGGCTTTCCAGTACTGCTGTATTTCAAGCACGTCTGCGAAACCGATGACCAGGGCCTGCGGATCATGTGGCTGGAACTGCGTTGCCGCTTCTACTTCTGGCAGCTGCGGGTCCGTGCGCGCGTAAACGCCGGGCGGGCTACGCCCCGCTTCGGCAACACCGCTACGCTCGCGCCGTTGCGATACGGACGACAGCGCCGCGTCTACCGCGATTTCCTCAAACTGTTGTCCAAGGGTGAGCGCCGGCTGCGCGAGCTCGATACGGAGGCTTGA
- a CDS encoding DNA-binding protein produces MALKTLEEVRAEFDRCGISISSWAVKHGIPRNIVSGVLQGRLKGKRGHAHNAAVLLGLKDGVVNREEAREPDL; encoded by the coding sequence ATGGCACTGAAAACATTGGAAGAGGTACGCGCAGAGTTCGACCGGTGTGGCATCTCCATTTCGAGCTGGGCCGTAAAACACGGAATCCCCCGCAACATCGTGAGCGGCGTGTTGCAAGGCAGACTGAAGGGCAAGCGCGGTCACGCGCATAACGCGGCAGTCCTGCTGGGACTGAAAGACGGCGTTGTAAATCGTGAGGAGGCACGCGAGCCAGATCTTTGA
- a CDS encoding LuxR family transcriptional regulator yields MQEKVIEAATPAPLHEDEHHIFNECVELSLSQDWVLTRSLIRGDGASFRQIVAIDSMDDLSDFVTADPYETRLQGSYDRIRQKCVSAMRGDRPRQVETGDPLRLIGELSMCATEGALLSKVRTIIEGLGGMQFTYQWIRFDGANPVTGDSVETRYLVGCRPAWTQQYIARLWYMNDPYVTYARSNVAPALASHVNVHRVDHWLVTEARMHGFASGIVAPAHIHGHGLVGLLHVSNSIRAPAGEGVLWDNRVLLLAMSSVLLSWRVSQVRQNALAKYELSEQETQILRMLRDGASASHVADQLGMSKHTVYKTVYQRITRKTGATRITDAVAKAAAHGLLD; encoded by the coding sequence ATGCAGGAGAAAGTGATCGAGGCGGCTACACCCGCGCCACTGCATGAAGATGAACACCATATTTTCAACGAGTGCGTGGAACTGAGTCTGTCTCAGGACTGGGTCTTGACGCGAAGTTTGATTCGGGGCGACGGGGCATCGTTTCGCCAGATTGTCGCGATAGATAGCATGGACGATCTGTCGGACTTTGTGACAGCTGATCCATATGAGACGCGTTTGCAGGGGAGTTACGATCGTATCCGGCAGAAATGTGTCTCAGCCATGAGGGGTGATCGCCCGAGACAGGTCGAAACCGGCGACCCGTTAAGATTAATTGGCGAGCTTTCAATGTGCGCGACGGAAGGCGCGCTGCTGTCCAAGGTGCGAACTATCATTGAAGGTCTGGGCGGAATGCAGTTCACTTACCAATGGATCCGCTTTGATGGTGCGAATCCTGTCACTGGCGATTCCGTAGAGACACGTTACCTCGTTGGTTGCAGACCTGCCTGGACACAGCAGTACATCGCAAGGCTGTGGTATATGAACGATCCCTACGTGACATACGCCAGGTCGAATGTTGCACCTGCGCTGGCGTCGCACGTAAATGTGCATCGCGTCGATCACTGGCTGGTGACAGAGGCGCGCATGCACGGCTTTGCGAGCGGGATCGTTGCCCCGGCGCATATCCATGGCCATGGTCTGGTCGGGCTGCTACATGTGAGCAATTCAATCCGGGCGCCCGCTGGCGAGGGCGTGCTGTGGGACAACCGGGTGCTATTGCTCGCCATGTCGTCGGTACTCTTGAGCTGGCGTGTGTCGCAGGTACGCCAGAATGCGCTGGCGAAGTATGAGCTCAGCGAACAGGAGACACAGATCCTGCGGATGCTACGGGATGGCGCAAGCGCATCCCACGTCGCCGATCAACTGGGAATGTCAAAGCATACAGTCTATAAAACAGTCTACCAGCGGATCACCAGAAAAACGGGCGCAACGAGAATTACAGATGCCGTAGCAAAAGCGGCCGCCCACGGTCTGCTCGACTGA
- a CDS encoding diguanylate cyclase, whose translation MYEHEAIDLFRATFETLSPRWQLSHDSNALELSPITGPVAAAVKLSSEQATQIRMLAGVTSSVTVDALLFEKKFRLHLVGRKIDRTRWAGTASPSINAEAVADDLARGLSFAETVLSEVNSLVVILNRDGTIQRFNRFAEELSGLREADVIGKNAWDLFMSDEDGSESRQNIERFFVRGEAYEVERTVKTIRGPRLFQFRNKFARTGDRPGDTFLICSGIDITEERRARNRLTELANTDTLTGLRNRNYLMDRLDHLIATSKSVGRLALLFIDLDNFKRINDSLGHRDGDQLLKQVAKRVQRVAGDEQEVIRVSGDEFVIVVSGDFARFTAQELANRVVEDFELAYVLRANSYRMRASIGVVEHVKHGDSAFDLLTRADLAMYAAKAVGKGKDISACHVYTPELSERAERGLEFYQALQYGFLRKEFELDYRDCYTVDGTARGLLVLAQWNRVGSAPVEGRELFSMVESSGFGVQLGEFQLTEACRQLQERRAAGQVVQHITLNVPYAQLVDGDLAGCVSECLREHAMEPSALRLIVQNRLDPTAEHVLDKLGAIRSTGVQILAALTVDSVFPNLAKLHVDGLAIHEEFVRRLSSEPVSRALVKGIVGVCSEMELSVLVHGVDSKEQFTWLTQFPEAEVQGRFVTDAFSATGSSM comes from the coding sequence ATGTACGAACACGAAGCGATAGACCTGTTCCGGGCGACGTTTGAAACGCTGAGTCCGCGCTGGCAGTTGTCTCACGATAGCAATGCCCTCGAACTGAGCCCGATTACCGGGCCGGTCGCCGCAGCTGTAAAGCTTTCGTCCGAGCAGGCCACACAGATCCGCATGCTTGCCGGTGTCACCTCGAGCGTGACTGTCGACGCGCTGCTGTTTGAAAAAAAGTTTCGTCTTCACCTGGTTGGACGGAAAATCGATCGAACCAGGTGGGCTGGAACGGCCTCGCCGAGCATTAATGCTGAAGCTGTGGCGGATGATCTGGCGCGCGGGCTGTCATTTGCAGAGACGGTCCTGTCGGAAGTGAATTCACTGGTTGTGATCCTGAATCGCGACGGCACTATTCAACGGTTCAACCGGTTCGCTGAAGAGCTTTCCGGCCTCAGGGAAGCTGACGTAATCGGGAAAAATGCGTGGGACCTGTTCATGTCCGACGAGGATGGAAGTGAGTCCCGTCAGAACATAGAAAGGTTTTTCGTACGCGGCGAGGCGTACGAGGTGGAACGGACGGTAAAAACGATCAGGGGTCCGCGACTGTTCCAGTTCCGCAACAAGTTCGCCAGAACGGGGGATCGTCCTGGCGACACGTTTCTGATCTGTTCGGGCATCGACATCACTGAAGAACGACGGGCTCGTAATCGCCTGACCGAGTTGGCGAATACCGATACGTTGACCGGATTGAGAAACCGGAACTACCTGATGGATCGCCTCGACCATCTGATAGCGACTTCGAAAAGCGTTGGTCGTCTCGCGCTTCTCTTTATCGATCTTGACAACTTCAAGCGAATTAACGACTCCCTCGGACATAGGGACGGGGATCAACTCCTCAAACAGGTGGCGAAACGTGTGCAGCGTGTCGCCGGTGATGAGCAGGAGGTCATTCGGGTTAGCGGCGACGAATTCGTGATCGTCGTTAGTGGTGACTTTGCCCGCTTCACAGCCCAGGAGCTGGCAAACCGCGTCGTAGAAGACTTTGAGCTCGCCTATGTGCTGCGCGCGAATAGCTATCGGATGCGGGCAAGCATTGGAGTGGTCGAGCATGTGAAGCACGGAGACAGCGCATTCGATCTTCTTACACGTGCTGACCTCGCGATGTACGCGGCCAAAGCAGTTGGTAAAGGCAAGGATATCAGCGCGTGCCATGTATATACGCCCGAACTGTCCGAACGCGCTGAGCGTGGGCTGGAGTTCTATCAGGCGCTGCAGTATGGGTTTCTCCGGAAAGAATTCGAGCTGGACTACCGGGACTGCTATACCGTCGACGGAACCGCACGCGGCCTTCTTGTATTGGCGCAGTGGAATCGCGTCGGCTCGGCCCCCGTGGAGGGGCGCGAGCTTTTTTCAATGGTCGAGTCGTCTGGCTTCGGCGTCCAGCTCGGCGAGTTCCAGTTGACCGAGGCGTGCCGGCAGTTGCAGGAGCGGCGTGCCGCTGGGCAAGTTGTTCAGCACATTACCTTGAACGTGCCATATGCGCAGCTCGTTGACGGTGACCTTGCTGGCTGCGTATCCGAATGTTTGCGTGAGCACGCAATGGAGCCGTCGGCCCTGCGGCTGATCGTCCAGAACCGCCTGGATCCGACAGCAGAACATGTTCTCGACAAGCTGGGAGCGATACGTTCCACAGGCGTGCAGATTCTTGCTGCGCTTACGGTCGACTCGGTATTTCCGAATCTGGCGAAGTTGCATGTTGACGGCCTTGCCATCCACGAAGAGTTTGTGCGGCGCCTATCTTCTGAGCCGGTTTCCCGAGCACTCGTCAAAGGCATAGTCGGCGTCTGTAGCGAGATGGAATTGAGCGTCCTCGTTCATGGTGTGGACAGCAAGGAGCAGTTCACGTGGCTCACGCAATTCCCCGAAGCAGAGGTGCAAGGTCGTTTCGTTACCGACGCCTTCTCCGCGACGGGTTCATCGATGTAG
- a CDS encoding IS4 family transposase: MSATGDFDDWASEEFGAAALGDARLTQRLVALARRLAESPQCSFPQSLDGAQLKAAYRFFDNPRIDTNGVLANHIGQTLNRMQQVPVVLAPQDTTEFNLMHLPATQGLGHGTSSNVHGFMLHSLLAVTPEGLPLGVLGMKTWIRAPEESGRSKQRRKRPIEEKESVKWLEGLEHLASVKARCPDTHIIGISDRDGDVYDVFIAPRPVGVDWLVRAAWSRRVAHPQAYLWDAVAAEPAVGETDLLVPTRNGKTPTRTAQLTVRCKALRLRPPRSRQHDKLPDAEVFVIHALETQPPEGVEPIEWMLLSSVPTLTCDDALERLAWYARRWTIESWHRVLKSGCQIEARQFGHLDRFVRATALFAVISWRIMYATLLARLDGDLSCEVLLQPLEWHALYCRIHGTTQLPAEPPTLAQVVLWVAKLGGYLNRKHDHPPGPTVMWRGFLALHESTVMYRIFRQNE; encoded by the coding sequence TTGTCTGCAACGGGTGATTTCGATGACTGGGCCAGCGAAGAATTCGGCGCGGCGGCGCTGGGCGACGCCCGCCTGACGCAGCGCCTCGTTGCGCTCGCGCGCCGGCTGGCGGAGAGCCCGCAGTGTTCGTTTCCACAGTCGCTGGACGGGGCACAACTGAAGGCAGCCTATCGTTTCTTCGACAATCCACGGATCGACACCAACGGCGTATTGGCCAACCACATTGGGCAGACGCTGAACCGCATGCAGCAGGTCCCGGTCGTCCTGGCCCCGCAGGATACGACTGAATTCAACCTCATGCATCTGCCGGCGACGCAGGGACTGGGCCACGGCACGAGCAGTAATGTGCACGGATTCATGCTGCACAGCTTGCTGGCCGTGACACCTGAGGGCCTACCGCTCGGGGTGCTGGGGATGAAGACGTGGATTCGTGCACCCGAGGAATCCGGCAGATCGAAACAACGAAGGAAACGACCTATCGAGGAGAAGGAAAGCGTCAAGTGGCTCGAGGGCCTCGAGCATCTGGCATCGGTGAAAGCGCGCTGCCCCGACACCCACATCATCGGCATCTCCGACCGCGACGGCGATGTCTACGATGTGTTCATCGCTCCTCGGCCAGTGGGCGTTGACTGGCTGGTACGTGCAGCCTGGAGCCGCCGCGTTGCGCATCCGCAGGCATATCTGTGGGACGCCGTTGCGGCAGAGCCCGCTGTGGGCGAAACGGATCTGCTGGTGCCGACCCGGAATGGAAAAACACCGACACGCACTGCGCAATTGACGGTGCGTTGCAAGGCGCTCCGGTTGCGTCCGCCGCGCAGCCGTCAGCACGATAAGTTGCCGGATGCCGAGGTGTTTGTGATCCACGCGCTGGAGACTCAGCCCCCCGAGGGCGTCGAGCCGATCGAATGGATGTTGCTGAGTTCGGTGCCGACACTGACCTGCGATGACGCACTCGAACGTTTGGCGTGGTATGCCCGCCGTTGGACGATTGAATCGTGGCATCGCGTCCTGAAGAGCGGGTGTCAGATCGAGGCCCGACAATTCGGCCACCTGGATCGCTTCGTGCGCGCCACGGCATTGTTTGCTGTCATCAGCTGGCGCATCATGTACGCGACGCTGCTGGCTCGCCTTGATGGCGACCTGTCCTGCGAAGTGCTGCTGCAGCCGCTCGAATGGCACGCGCTGTATTGCCGGATACACGGCACTACGCAATTGCCGGCCGAACCGCCAACGCTCGCGCAGGTGGTGCTCTGGGTTGCAAAGCTCGGTGGTTATCTCAATCGCAAGCACGACCATCCCCCTGGACCAACCGTGATGTGGCGTGGCTTTCTCGCACTGCACGAGAGCACGGTCATGTATCGTATCTTCCGGCAAAACGAGTAG